The nucleotide window TGATGGTGACATTACAGGAGATGGAGGAATGGTTGGGCTTGATGCCATTTTACATTTAAGCATTctacaaatgaaatatttctgagattggtggcactcacagatttgttttccagttgGACTGAGTGTCAAGAGTCTTCTCCAGCTGAAGGGATTCCATGGGTGTTGGGGCAGCTAAAcaagggaggagagggtagatgggagcagcagcaggtgaggggTGAGGCAGGCCTTGGTGGTCTTGAGTTGTGGCAAGTGCCGATGGGTGAGGCCACTTGGAGGATTTGCCTTGAGGAAATGGTGCTTGGCTGAGCTGTGTGTCTGCTCTGTGCCCCTCAGCCTGGGCATGAGGGGAGAGCCTtggctgctgtgggacacaACCCTTTTGTGAAGCCTTTGAGGCTCCTTCCCATTCTCCACTCCCAGAGCACCCGAACAAGCCCAGGTTGCCAGAGAGTGCCGTGAGTGGCCTGAGAGTGGCTGAGAGGCTGGCCCAGAGGCTGGGGATCAGTGGACGAAGCCCAGATGGAGTCAAGTCTCAAGGGAAGCATGTCGAGAGTTGCATCCATGAGGCCCAGGCTGTTGACGATCCTCAGCAAGGGTGGGGGCAGTGGAGTGTGAAAGAAGGGCAGTGGAGGACCAGCAAGATCCTGAAAGGGTGGAGCAGCTTTCCTAGAGGAGAGCTGGGATTCCCAGGAGACAAGGATGGATGGGGGTGCCATGAGTGTGGATAAATCCCTGGTGACAAAGGATGAATCCAGGGAGCCCGGCTGTGCTcagcaggggaggagaagggggaaggacACAAATGGAAATGGATGCAATTCTCTGGGCGGAGAAGGCAAGAACTTTTCATTGTGATAGATGTAAGAAAGTGAAAGCGGTGATGGGATCTGGGAGGTGCCATCTGATGTCCTGGGAGATCCAAAACTGAGCTGTCCATTGTGCTGGGAATCTGGCTCTTGCTGACTCTGCTTGATCAGTGGCGTGGAAGGACTTGCACTCTGGAGTTTGTGTCAAAagcaatgactttttttttttttttttttgtggtggagTTTCAAGTGTCTTGCTGGGAAGAGATTTTACCAAGTGTTTGCTGTACTCTGGAGGGGATTGGGTAAAATTCTTTGGTGTATCAGGATGGGGGCTTGTGTCGCATTTTAGGCGGTgtttccctccatccctgcttccCACAACAGTCTCAGTAGTTTCTGGTGGTGACCGACTTGCTAATAAAGGTTTTGTTGCTCTTTTCCATCCACCCCAATATCCTGTTCCTTGCAAGAAATGTGCCCGATGAGGGTGTGAGAGCATTGGAATTCAAAAGTAACAGAGTCATCTGAGGCTTTGATGCAAGAGAACTTTATTGAGGCAAAAGATTGAAAAGACAAAGGAAGCAAGTGGAAAGGATCATCTAGGGGGCAAGAAGGGCAACGATCAGCTGAGGTGCTTTGCTTGCACGTTCTGTTGCCTGAGAATCAAATTTCCTGTGTCAGGAGTGGTGCTGAGGGCCCTTAGCAGATGTAGCCACCCCTTCTGCCATAGCAGCCCAGGCCTCCCAGGCCGTAGCCATAGCCCAGGCCAAAGCCAAATCCACCAgagatgggctgtccctgggcgTTGAGttcactgcccagagcagccgaGGAGGTGGATCCGACGGCGGTgttctgggggaaggaggtcatgatgggtcctggcagggtgaccagcacaggggaagggttGATGATGACGTGGGAATCCTGgcattgcagggcacagggctcgttgcagctgttggccagcGGGGTGGGTCCGCAGGTGGATCCGCAGCGGGTGTTGCAGGCCATGGGTGTGGTGTGGAGGGTAGCTGGAAGAGAATGGGCGAGGTAGGACAGAGGTGTGGGGTTGTGAGGGGCAGCAATGCAGGAGGGCAAGGGAAAGTGTGCAGGTTgttgtggggctgtggggaggtgTGAGGGCAGCTGAGGcctgggctgagctggctgGAAGAGAGGGGCcaggagaagagcaggagcaggagggtcaAGGGAATGAGGCTCACCTTGTtctcagcaggagcagaaggcTTCAGGAGAATTGTGTGAGGGTGAGAGGCTCTGGCCTGGCTTTTATGCTGGTCTGGAGGGGTGGGGCAACGTTTCCCATGGCCTTGGGGCAATTTTTAGGCAGCGCCTCTTTGCTGACCCAGCCTGGTGAGTGATGAGGTGGGAATTGTTTTTCTCACCACATTTCTTCAATTCCATGTCCCCTCCTTCATTCTGCGTCTCCATCTGACCTTGGCATCAGCTTTTAAATGCGAGTAATACAGACCAGAATTTGATGATGGTGTTGTTTTTCAGGGAGGGCTGACAACAGGACCAAAGCTTTGGACAGTGAGGTATCATCCATGAAGTCACTCCAAACACTGGTGTGCTGTGGTTTGTGGCCGTCTTGTGAAGATGGGCCCCGTTCCCTCCCATGTTTGTTAGGCTGCTCTGGGATATACAGGTGTACTTGGGGTGACAGATCTGGTCCTTTCGTCatgttttctccctctcctccttggCTCCATGTCTTTAGGCCTGTCTCTatgcctttcctttccttctggaGATGGGAAAGTGATCCCTGTGATTTAGGGAGGTCTCCCATGCTCCCCAATCTCTTGTGTTGGTTCATCTGTAGCGCTCATCTTACCTGGGCACAGGAAGGTCACACTGTGGGgtcacagagctgggctcttacacatggaaaggaaatctggtgaaggagaaggagaacaAGGCACATGAAGGGCAGGTGAAGGAATGGGCGTGTTCACTTTTCAGAGAAAGGTTGTCCTTGTTGCTCTCTGGAATTAGCTGAACAGATATCATTCACACCAGTCTTGTCTCCCATTTTCCCAGCCTTTGGAGAAGAGGGAATGGAGTCAATTTGCTCTAAGGGAGGTTGAGTTAGTTATTAGGGAGAATTCCTTCACAAGTAGAGATTTCAAGCTCTGTGCATGACTGCCCAAGGACAGTGGTGTACTCTCTATTGCTAGATGAATTTAGAAGCTATGGAGACTTGGACTTTGGCATGTTTGATGGTGACCTTACAGGAGATTGAGGAATGGTTGGACTTAAAGGAGTTTTACATTTAAATCATTTACAAATGAAACCTTTCTGAGATTGGTGGCACTCACAGATTAATTTTCCAGTTGGACTGCATGTCAAGAGTCTTCTCCAGCTGAAGGGATTCCATGGGTGTTTGGGGGCAGCTGAGcaagggaggagagggtagatgggagcagcagcaggtgaggggTGAGGCAGGCCTTGGTGGTCTTGAGTTGTGGCAAGTGCCGATGGTTGAGGCCACTTGGAGGATTTCCCGTGAGGAAATGGTGCTTGCCTGAGCTGTGTGtctgctctgtgccagtgcctcagccTGGGCATGAGgggagagctgtggctgctgttggACTCAACCCTTCTGTGAAGCCTTTGTTGGTCCTTCCTATTTTCCACTCCCAGAGCACCCGAACAAGCCCAGGTTGCCAGAGAGTGCCGTGAGTGGCCTGAGAGTGGCTGAGAGGCTGGCCCAGAGGCTGGGGATCAGTGGCACGAAGCCCAGATGGAGTCAAGTTTCAAGGGAAGCATGTCGAGAGTTGCATCCATGAGGCCCAGCCTGTTGAAGATCCTCAGCAAGGGTGGGGGCAGTGGAGTGTGAAAGAAGGGCAGTGGAGGACCAGGAAGATCCTGAAAGTGTGGAGCATCTTTCCTAGAGGAGAGCTGGGATTCCCAGGAGACAAGGATGGATGGGGGTGTCATGAGTGTGGATAAATCCCTGGTGGCAAAGGATGAATCCAGGGGGCCCGGCTGTTCTCAGCAGcgaaggaggagggagaagagcaCAAATGGAAATGGATTTAATTCTATGGGCAGAGAAGGCAAGAACTTTTCATTGTTAATGTGACCAGAAAATGAATGAGGTAATGGGATCTGGGAGGCGTAATCTGATGTCCTGGGAGATTCAAAACTGAGCTGTCCATTGTGCTGGGAATCCGGCTCTTGTTGACACTGCTTGATCAGTGGGGTGGAAGCACTTGCACTCTAGAGTTTGTGTCAAAGGCAAtgatgttatttcttttttgttgtggtGGAGTTTCAAGTGTCTTGGTGGGAAGAGATTTTGGCAAGTGTGTTCTGGCCTGGAGTGACTCTTCCAGTTTTATGCTCAGGAGAGGATTGGGTCAAATGCTTTGGTGTATCAGGATGGGAGCTTGTGTCACATTTTAGGCAGTGTTTCCCTCCgtccctgcttcccacagcagtcTTGGTAGTTCCTGGTGGTGACCAATTTTCAAAGAAAGGTTTTGTTGCTCTTTTCCATCAACCCCAATGGCCTGTTCATTGCAAGAAATGTGCCAGATGAgggtgtgtgttgcagcatttttgagaaaaagagggcatgaattgtgaaagttgagctactccaggctaggcctcagattgaggcctggtggggccttcaggcctctgacgcagttaaaaattcagagttgtggcgcagatagaaaatgtcttaaggtactgtggggaccacggggtgtgaactagtataggttttatggtgtacagtgtaggccgttttaaggaaaaggtaaacaatgttagcctaccaatcagagtgtctttgtttctgtaaactatgtagaagcatatataaactaccgcctgattttgagGTGTGAGTGCATTGGAATTCAAAAGGAGCGGAGTCATCTGAGGCTTTGATGCAAGAGAACTTTATTGAGGCAAAAgatggaaaagacaaaagaaacaaGTGGAAAGGATTGTGTAAGGGGCAAGAAGGGCAATGATCAGCCAAGGTGCATTGCTTGCAGGTTCTGTTTCCTGAGGATCAAGTTTCCTGTGTCAGGAGTGGTGCTGAGGGCCCTTAGCAGATGTAGCCACCCCTCCTGCCATAGCAGCCCAGGCCTCCCAGGCCGTAGCCATAGCCCAGGCCAAAGCCAAATCCACCAgagatgggctgtccctgggcatTGAGCTCGCTACCGACAGCAGCCGAGGAGGTGGATCCGACGGCAGTgttctgggggaaggaggtcatgatgggtcctggcagggtgaccagcacaggggaagggttGATGATGACGCGGGAATCCTGgcattgcagggcacagggctcgttgcagctgttggccagcGGGGTGGGTCCGCAGGTGGATCCGCAGCGGGTGTTGCAGGCCATGGGTGTGGTGTGGAGGGTGCCTGGAAGAGAATCGGTGAGGTAGGAACAGGGGTTTGGAGTTTTGAGGGGCAGTGATGCAGGAGGGCGAGGGAAAGTGTGCAGGTTGTTGTGGGGCTGTGAGGTGGTGTGaggggctgctcaggctggGGCCGAGCCGTCTGGAAGAGACGGGTGAGGAGaatggcaggagcaggagggtcaGGGGTTTGAGGCTCACCTTGTtctcagcaggagcagaaggcTTCAGGAGAAGTGTGTGAGGGAGAGAGGCTCTGGCCGGGCTTTTATGCTGGTCTGGAGGGGTGGGACAACCTTGTCCCATGGCCTTGGGGCATTTTGCAGGCAGCACCTCTTTGCTGACCCAGCCTGGTGAGTGATGAGATGGAAATTGTTTTCCCCACCACATTTCTGCAATTCCATGTCTTGTCCTTGATTCAGCCCCTCCATCTGAACTTTGCGGCAGCTTTTAAATACGAGTAATACAGACCAGAATTTGATGATGATGTTGTTGGTTTTCAGGGAGGGCTGACTACATGACCAAAGCTTTGGACAGTGAGGTGTCATCCATGAAGTCACTCCACACACTGGTGTGCTGTGGTTTGTGGCCGTCTTGTGAAGATGGGCCCCGTTCCCTCCCATGTTCTGTTATGCTGGTCTGGGATCTGCAGTTGTCCTTGGGGTGACAGATCTGGTCCTTTCATCATGTTTTCTTCATCCCCTCCTAGGCTTCCTGTCTGTAGTCTTGTCTCTatgcctttcctttccttctggaGATGGGAAAGTGATCCCTGTGATTTAGGGAGGTCTCCCATGCTCCCCAAACTCTTGTGTTGGTTCATCTGTAGCGCTCATCTTACCTGGGCACAGGAAGGTCACACTGTGGGgtcacagagctgggctctTACACATGGAAAGGAAATCTGGTGAAGGATAGGGAGAACAAGGCacatgaggggcaggagaaggaatGGGCGTGTTCAATTTTCAGAGAAAGGTTGTCCTTGTTGCCCTCTGGAGTTAGCTGAACAGAAATCATTCACATCAGTCTTGTCTCTCTTTTCCCCAGCCTTCAGGGATGAGCGAATGGAATCAATTTGCTCTAGGGAAAGTTGAGTTAGGTATTAGGGAGAATTCCTTCAGAAGTAGAGTTTTCAACCTTTGTGCATGACTGCCCAAGGACAGTGGTGTAGTCTCCATTGCTAGATGAATTTAGAAGCCATGGAGATTTGGACTTTGGCATGTTTGATGCTGACCTTTCAGGAGATGGaggaatggttggacttgatgcaGTTTTACATGTCAGTCTCTTGCAAATGAAACCTTTCTGAGATTGGTGGCACTCACagatttgttttccagttgGACTGCATGTCAAGAGTCATTTCCAACTGAAGGGAATCCTTGGGTGTTTGTGGGCAGCTGAGCAAGGGAGTCGAGTGTagatgggagcagcagcaggtgaggggTGAGGCAGGCCTTGGTGGTCTTGAGTTGTGGCAAGTGCCGATGGTTGAGGCCACTTGGAGGATTTGCCTTGAGGAAATGGTGCTTGGCTGAGCTGTGTGTCTGCTCTGTGTGGGTGGCTCAGGCTGGGCATGAGgggagagctgtggctgctgttggACTCAACCCTTTTGTGAAGCCTTTGAGGCTCCTTCCCATTCTCCACTCCCAGAGCACCCGAACAAGCCCAGGTTGCCAGAGAGTGCAGTGAGTGGCCTGAGAGTGGCT belongs to Taeniopygia guttata chromosome 2, bTaeGut7.mat, whole genome shotgun sequence and includes:
- the LOC140682552 gene encoding feather keratin-like, producing the protein MACNTRCGSTCGPTPLANSCNEPCALQCQDSHVIINPSPVLVTLPGPIMTSFPQNTAVGSTSSAALGSELNAQGQPISGGFGFGLGYGYGLGGLGCYGRRGGYIC
- the LOC140682553 gene encoding feather keratin-like encodes the protein MACNTRCGSTCGPTPLANSCNEPCALQCQDSRVIINPSPVLVTLPGPIMTSFPQNTAVGSTSSAAVGSELNAQGQPISGGFGFGLGYGYGLGGLGCYGRRGGYIC